The following are encoded in a window of Ruminiclostridium herbifermentans genomic DNA:
- a CDS encoding HPr family phosphocarrier protein yields the protein MISNKVVINCPSGLNSKAAALLVQKVSKFSSNIWLEKGERRANAKSLLGLLSLGVERQATINIIVDGEDEEKASKEIEEYFLAGF from the coding sequence ATGATTTCAAATAAAGTTGTTATTAACTGTCCATCAGGATTGAATTCTAAAGCAGCGGCTTTGCTTGTACAAAAGGTATCTAAGTTTAGTTCAAATATCTGGTTGGAAAAGGGAGAAAGAAGAGCAAATGCAAAGAGCTTGTTAGGATTACTTTCACTGGGGGTTGAGAGACAAGCAACAATAAATATAATAGTTGATGGTGAAGATGAAGAAAAAGCCTCAAAAGAAATTGAAGAATATTTTTTGGCAGGTTTCTAA
- a CDS encoding metal-dependent transcriptional regulator, with product MEEISKFHTVRGYQLLSQNKNLLTSGMEDYLEMIYRNSLTDGYMRINTISELLNVSAPSATKMVQKLTKLGLLDYKKYGIIFLTENGREIGKFLLERHNLIEAFLKNLGVTDNILVETELIEHYISANTLSKISLFNSFLSQNPEIVKKYNEFSNSNNSD from the coding sequence ATAGAAGAAATATCAAAGTTTCACACTGTTCGTGGTTACCAACTACTATCTCAAAATAAAAATCTTCTAACCTCCGGAATGGAAGACTACCTTGAAATGATATACAGAAATAGTCTTACTGATGGCTATATGCGTATAAACACTATTTCTGAACTTCTTAATGTTTCCGCTCCATCAGCTACAAAAATGGTTCAAAAGCTTACTAAACTAGGTTTGCTTGATTATAAAAAATATGGAATTATTTTTTTAACTGAAAATGGACGTGAAATAGGTAAATTTTTATTAGAACGTCATAACTTAATAGAAGCATTTTTAAAGAATTTAGGTGTTACAGATAATATACTTGTTGAAACCGAACTAATTGAACATTATATTTCGGCTAACACTCTGTCAAAAATTTCGCTTTTTAATAGTTTTCTTAGTCAAAACCCTGAAATAGTTAAAAAGTACAACGAATTTTCAAATTCAAACAATAGCGATTAA
- a CDS encoding RNA polymerase sigma factor: MTKTDEELVSLCLNGDTSAFEEIVSRYKKLVYSVVYKMIPDREEVNDVSQEVFIRIYRSLDKYNPEYKMSTWIVKITTNLCLDTLRKKKQDTVSLDDAIGVSSSIDTPEEALIKDQRTQLIKNAIDELPQKYKILITLFHSNGLSYEEMTKVLNEPMSIIKNRLYRARLMLKGKLDSARKEEVL; the protein is encoded by the coding sequence TTGACCAAGACAGATGAAGAACTGGTGTCTCTATGTTTGAATGGCGATACTAGTGCTTTTGAAGAAATTGTCAGTAGGTATAAAAAGTTAGTATACAGTGTAGTTTACAAAATGATACCTGATAGAGAAGAAGTGAATGACGTATCTCAAGAGGTTTTTATCAGAATTTATAGATCTCTTGATAAATATAATCCAGAATACAAAATGTCAACATGGATTGTAAAAATAACTACTAACCTTTGCTTAGATACTCTTAGAAAGAAAAAGCAGGATACCGTTTCTCTAGACGATGCTATTGGAGTTTCAAGCAGTATAGATACACCCGAAGAGGCGTTGATAAAAGATCAAAGAACGCAGCTAATAAAAAATGCAATTGATGAATTGCCACAAAAATATAAAATTTTAATAACACTATTTCATAGTAATGGTTTGTCGTATGAAGAAATGACAAAGGTACTTAATGAGCCAATGTCAATAATAAAGAACAGACTTTATAGAGCAAGGCTTATGCTTAAGGGAAAACTTGATAGTGCAAGAAAGGAGGAGGTATTATGA
- a CDS encoding amidohydrolase translates to MLLIYNGRIITMTDIDFENGYILIDNGKIIAIGQDIKEVENMLQRDVLQIDAKGGYVLPGLIDAHCHIGMWEDAVGFEGDDGNESTDPVMPHLRAIDAIYHADRAFVEAYENGVTTVVTGPGSANVIGGQFAALKTYGRYVDEMIIKHPVAMKVAFGENPKTIYNEKHQAPMTRMATAAILRESLFEAKEYKERLKSFMSNPDEYEKPDFDFKKDSLVQVLNKEIPLKAHVHRADDIMTAVRIAKEFDVNITLDHCTEGYLIKEVLAETGLPVIIGPLITDRSKIELKNQNLETPGILSKLGIKVAIMTDHPCVPAQYLCLCAAIAAREGMDEKEAMKAITINAAEIIGINDRVGSIEIGKDADIVIFDGHPFELKTKVQKTIINGNIIYENLE, encoded by the coding sequence ATGCTGCTAATTTACAATGGAAGAATAATAACAATGACTGATATAGACTTTGAAAATGGATATATACTAATAGATAATGGCAAAATAATTGCTATTGGTCAGGATATAAAAGAAGTTGAAAATATGCTTCAGCGTGATGTATTGCAGATAGATGCTAAGGGAGGATATGTTCTTCCAGGTTTGATTGATGCACATTGTCACATAGGAATGTGGGAAGATGCAGTAGGGTTTGAGGGAGATGACGGGAATGAGTCTACAGACCCTGTAATGCCTCATTTAAGAGCAATTGATGCTATTTATCATGCTGACAGAGCTTTTGTTGAGGCATATGAAAATGGGGTTACAACTGTGGTAACAGGTCCCGGTAGTGCAAATGTAATTGGTGGACAGTTTGCAGCTCTAAAAACTTATGGACGCTATGTGGATGAAATGATTATTAAACATCCTGTAGCAATGAAGGTTGCATTTGGAGAAAATCCTAAGACTATATATAATGAAAAACATCAGGCTCCAATGACAAGAATGGCGACAGCGGCTATTCTTAGAGAAAGCTTATTTGAGGCTAAGGAATACAAAGAGCGTTTGAAAAGCTTTATGAGTAATCCTGATGAATATGAGAAGCCAGATTTTGATTTTAAGAAGGATTCACTTGTACAGGTGCTTAATAAAGAAATACCGCTTAAGGCACATGTTCATAGAGCTGATGACATAATGACAGCTGTTAGAATAGCAAAGGAGTTTGATGTCAATATCACTTTAGATCATTGTACAGAAGGCTATTTGATTAAAGAGGTACTGGCGGAAACAGGCTTGCCTGTGATTATTGGGCCACTTATTACAGATAGATCAAAAATAGAACTCAAAAACCAAAATTTAGAGACACCAGGAATTTTATCAAAGTTAGGCATTAAGGTTGCTATTATGACAGATCATCCTTGTGTGCCAGCGCAATATTTATGTCTTTGTGCGGCTATTGCTGCCAGAGAGGGTATGGATGAGAAGGAAGCTATGAAGGCAATAACAATAAATGCAGCTGAGATTATAGGAATAAATGACAGGGTTGGCTCTATTGAAATAGGGAAGGATGCAGACATAGTAATATTTGATGGACATCCTTTTGAGTTAAAGACAAAGGTACAGAAAACAATAATAAATGGAAATATTATATACGAAAATCTTGAATAA
- the tsaE gene encoding tRNA (adenosine(37)-N6)-threonylcarbamoyltransferase complex ATPase subunit type 1 TsaE: MIKIETHSFEETVDFGKKLGYLLNSGDIICLSGDLGTGKTALTNGIAKSLGITSYITSPTFTLVNEYEGRLPLYHFDVYRIADSDEMFDIGFEEYINGQGVTIVEWGEQIEDILPRELIRIKITKNLNKGIDVREIAIEFIGDRYSGYESKL, from the coding sequence ATGATTAAAATTGAAACACATTCCTTTGAGGAAACAGTTGATTTTGGCAAAAAATTAGGATATCTATTGAATAGTGGTGATATAATATGCTTATCAGGTGATTTGGGAACAGGAAAAACAGCGCTTACAAATGGAATAGCCAAGTCACTTGGGATAACTTCATATATAACAAGCCCAACCTTTACACTTGTTAATGAATATGAAGGAAGGCTTCCGCTATATCATTTTGATGTTTATAGAATAGCCGATTCTGACGAAATGTTTGATATAGGGTTTGAAGAATACATTAATGGTCAGGGTGTTACAATAGTTGAGTGGGGAGAGCAGATAGAAGATATACTCCCAAGAGAATTAATTAGAATAAAAATTACTAAAAATCTTAATAAAGGTATTGATGTGAGAGAAATAGCTATTGAATTTATTGGGGACAGATACTCTGGATATGAGAGTAAGCTGTAA
- a CDS encoding anti-sigma factor family protein, whose translation MKCVDSQNFIMKFFDKELNDIEEAQLKQHLKNCKNCSEEFNSLKEIFDIVEQDSGIEPPEDFEFQVMSRITKEEKIYKKTMDNNLFVYNILLVTVSLIFVIFFAGALWEVLKTPINLIQIMNRFVDSSKDLILSAISMFRGIVIAILSVAASIYKTYFFEYIALGFLLLITQGLFFKMVRRSNGGSQ comes from the coding sequence ATGAAATGCGTTGATTCTCAAAATTTTATTATGAAATTTTTTGATAAAGAACTAAATGATATTGAAGAGGCACAACTAAAACAACATCTAAAGAATTGTAAGAATTGTTCTGAAGAATTTAATAGTTTAAAAGAAATATTTGATATAGTTGAGCAAGATTCTGGCATTGAACCTCCTGAAGATTTTGAATTTCAAGTTATGAGCCGTATAACAAAAGAAGAGAAAATTTACAAAAAGACGATGGATAATAATCTATTTGTGTATAATATCCTATTAGTTACAGTATCACTGATTTTTGTTATATTTTTTGCTGGAGCACTTTGGGAGGTTTTAAAAACTCCTATTAATTTAATACAAATCATGAACAGATTTGTTGATTCTTCTAAAGATTTAATTTTATCTGCTATAAGTATGTTTAGAGGTATTGTAATTGCTATATTGAGTGTTGCAGCATCAATATATAAGACTTATTTTTTCGAATACATTGCACTAGGTTTTCTATTACTCATAACGCAAGGATTGTTTTTTAAAATGGTTAGACGGAGTAATGGAGGGTCACAATGA
- the rimI gene encoding ribosomal protein S18-alanine N-acetyltransferase: MIDKIEVVEMGLEHLDDVMIIESLSFKIPWSRSSFIEELVDNKLAFYFAAVSGGRVIGYGGVWKIFDEGHITNIAVHPEFRRCGAASAIMERILYMCNENEIKSLTLEVRKSNIAAQKLYEKYGFKAEGIRKRYYSDNNEDALIMWRHNN; the protein is encoded by the coding sequence ATGATTGACAAAATTGAAGTAGTTGAAATGGGATTGGAGCATCTAGATGATGTAATGATAATAGAAAGCCTGAGCTTTAAGATACCTTGGTCAAGAAGTTCATTTATAGAAGAACTAGTTGATAATAAGCTTGCCTTTTACTTTGCAGCAGTTTCAGGAGGCAGGGTTATAGGGTATGGTGGTGTATGGAAGATATTTGATGAAGGGCATATAACAAATATTGCCGTGCATCCAGAGTTCAGACGTTGCGGAGCAGCTTCTGCAATAATGGAAAGAATTCTTTATATGTGCAATGAAAATGAGATAAAGAGTCTTACTCTTGAGGTACGCAAAAGCAATATTGCAGCACAAAAATTGTATGAAAAGTATGGCTTTAAAGCTGAAGGTATCCGGAAAAGATACTATTCAGATAATAATGAGGACGCATTAATTATGTGGAGACATAATAACTAA
- a CDS encoding Fic family protein, translating into MNYELLSSIYYKNREQYDKIYQQRFNSEASYKLPINLNDYKAFFIVTNELCTKIESIYLKNMQLENVCKQLPGVAMNKYILKNLVDEIMLTNDIEGIYSTRKEITDALNNNTSNKHARFIGIVKKYEKLISNDVLSLNNCEDIRKLYDDIALDEIDKNDLPDGAIFRKSEVSVYSATDKEKHKGIYPENSLIDFMTKSLEVLKDNNIAFLIRICIFHYLFGYAHPFYDGNGRVSRYISSYLLNNHLNILVALRISYTIKNNKSSYYKAFDDCNNKKNKGDITPFILMFLNVIENSLISLIEKLSEALEKLCFYDSMLRDEIFSLFNILHKRIIYILIQNALFADEGMDIDELTKETEKGNTLIRQNIKELQQKGIPIVITRSGKKLLYSIDLERFELLGNEIS; encoded by the coding sequence ATGAACTACGAACTATTATCATCAATTTATTATAAAAATCGTGAACAGTACGATAAAATATATCAGCAGAGATTTAATAGTGAAGCTAGCTATAAATTGCCTATTAATTTAAATGACTATAAAGCTTTTTTTATAGTTACCAATGAGTTGTGCACAAAAATAGAAAGCATCTATTTAAAAAACATGCAATTAGAGAATGTTTGTAAGCAGCTTCCAGGTGTAGCTATGAATAAATATATCTTAAAAAATTTAGTAGATGAAATCATGCTTACTAATGATATTGAGGGTATTTATAGTACAAGAAAGGAAATAACAGATGCATTAAATAATAATACTAGCAATAAACATGCTAGATTTATAGGGATTGTCAAAAAATATGAGAAATTAATTTCTAATGATGTTTTATCTTTAAATAATTGTGAAGATATAAGAAAATTATACGATGATATTGCATTAGATGAAATTGATAAAAATGATTTACCAGATGGGGCCATATTTAGAAAAAGTGAAGTTTCGGTTTATTCTGCAACTGATAAAGAAAAGCATAAAGGTATATATCCTGAGAACAGTTTAATAGATTTTATGACTAAGTCGCTAGAAGTCTTAAAAGATAATAATATTGCCTTTTTAATTAGGATATGTATATTTCATTATCTATTTGGCTATGCGCATCCGTTTTATGACGGGAATGGTAGAGTTAGCAGGTATATCAGTAGTTACTTATTAAATAATCATTTAAATATACTAGTTGCTTTAAGAATATCTTATACAATAAAAAATAATAAAAGTTCTTATTACAAGGCATTTGATGATTGTAATAATAAAAAGAATAAGGGAGATATTACGCCATTTATATTAATGTTTTTAAATGTTATAGAAAATTCACTAATAAGTTTAATAGAAAAGTTATCTGAAGCATTAGAAAAACTGTGCTTTTATGATAGTATGCTTAGAGATGAAATATTTAGTTTATTTAACATATTGCATAAAAGAATTATATATATTCTTATACAAAATGCTTTGTTTGCAGATGAGGGTATGGACATAGATGAACTAACAAAAGAGACTGAAAAAGGTAATACATTGATTAGACAGAATATAAAAGAACTTCAGCAAAAAGGTATCCCAATCGTAATAACAAGAAGTGGGAAAAAACTATTATATAGTATAGATTTAGAGCGATTTGAATTGCTAGGTAATGAAATTTCTTAA
- a CDS encoding Lon protease family protein, whose amino-acid sequence MSIPRELTYQELENKCDTASFPFSNTSKLGTYEGIIGQERAAKAMKFGLKMKTRGYNIYMAGPTGTGKTSFARQLVNEIAINQKVPDDWCYIYNFNKPNQPMAINLPAGMGKVFQKDMEEFVKTIKQEIVNAFDNEKYEKEKEEILDEYESTRDELLAKLSQDAEAQGFKVNTGSSGIYFLPIIEGKTLSEEEFENLDDDIKDQIDEKTNILQQDTLEIIRKLKNNEKETKKKVAEWESRIALLAIGVQVNDLKEKYSKYSDIVDYLENIQQDILNNLDEFKEEEISEEQPQLIIPWMQKEETPLHKYKVNVLVDNSNLKGAPVIVDFNPSYSNLIGKIEYENEFGSVSTDYTKIKPGLFHLANGGYMILQAKDVLSNPQAYEAITRVLKTKKITIENMKDQTGVVTVSAIKPQSIPVDIKVILVGSSSIYHLLYEYEEEFRKLFKVKADFDEEMEKSNENILKLASFIGGFCKKENTLHFDKSGVASVVEYASWLVEDQRKMSTRFNDICEILCEACMWAECDNAKYVKAKHVKQAIKEKNYRNDRLDKKLLDMLNEGTLMIDTDGREVGQINGLTVMDMGDYSFGKPARITASTYIGESGIVNIEREVELSGTSHSKGVLILNGYIGQKYAQDFPLSLSASLCFEQLYGGIDGDSASSAELYAILSSLSEVPLKQYIAVTGSVNQKGEIQPVGGVTHKIEGFFELCKLRGLNGKQGVIIPYQNIKNLVLNDDVVNAVRKKQFHIYPVKTIDEGIELLTDMEAGVKGADGKYKEGTINYLVSKKLERFALAVLNSGNHKK is encoded by the coding sequence ATGTCTATACCAAGGGAACTAACTTATCAGGAATTAGAAAATAAATGTGATACAGCTTCCTTTCCTTTCAGCAATACCTCAAAGCTAGGTACATATGAAGGAATAATTGGGCAGGAAAGAGCTGCTAAAGCTATGAAATTTGGCTTAAAAATGAAAACAAGAGGCTACAATATCTATATGGCAGGTCCTACAGGAACTGGAAAAACCAGCTTTGCAAGACAACTGGTGAATGAAATTGCAATAAATCAAAAAGTACCTGATGATTGGTGCTATATTTATAATTTCAATAAACCAAATCAACCTATGGCAATAAATCTTCCAGCTGGAATGGGAAAAGTATTTCAAAAGGATATGGAAGAATTTGTAAAAACAATAAAGCAAGAGATTGTAAATGCCTTTGATAATGAGAAGTATGAAAAAGAGAAAGAAGAAATTTTAGATGAATATGAGTCTACAAGGGATGAACTGCTTGCAAAGCTAAGTCAGGATGCTGAAGCACAAGGATTTAAGGTTAATACAGGAAGTTCAGGCATTTACTTTTTACCAATAATAGAAGGTAAAACATTAAGTGAAGAGGAATTTGAGAATTTAGATGATGACATAAAAGACCAAATAGATGAAAAGACAAATATTCTACAACAGGACACATTGGAAATAATCCGAAAACTAAAAAATAATGAAAAAGAGACTAAAAAGAAAGTTGCTGAGTGGGAAAGCAGGATAGCATTACTGGCAATAGGAGTTCAGGTTAATGATCTGAAGGAAAAGTATAGTAAATATTCTGACATCGTTGACTATCTGGAAAATATTCAACAGGATATACTCAACAATCTGGATGAATTTAAAGAAGAAGAAATTAGTGAGGAACAACCTCAACTTATTATCCCATGGATGCAAAAGGAAGAAACACCTTTGCACAAATATAAAGTAAATGTTTTAGTTGATAATAGCAATTTAAAAGGTGCACCAGTAATTGTTGATTTTAACCCGTCATATTCCAATTTAATTGGTAAAATAGAGTACGAAAATGAATTTGGATCAGTTTCAACTGACTATACAAAAATAAAGCCTGGATTATTTCATTTAGCTAATGGTGGATATATGATACTTCAAGCAAAAGATGTATTGAGTAATCCACAGGCATACGAAGCAATTACTAGAGTACTTAAGACTAAGAAAATAACCATAGAAAATATGAAGGATCAGACAGGTGTGGTGACTGTATCTGCCATTAAGCCACAGTCAATCCCTGTAGATATTAAGGTTATCTTAGTTGGAAGTTCTTCAATCTACCATCTGCTTTATGAATATGAAGAGGAATTCAGAAAGCTGTTTAAGGTAAAGGCAGATTTTGATGAGGAAATGGAAAAAAGTAATGAAAATATATTAAAGCTTGCCTCTTTTATAGGTGGCTTTTGCAAAAAGGAAAATACTCTTCATTTTGATAAATCAGGTGTTGCAAGTGTTGTTGAGTATGCTTCATGGCTTGTTGAAGATCAAAGGAAAATGTCAACAAGGTTTAATGACATTTGTGAAATATTATGTGAAGCATGTATGTGGGCTGAATGTGATAATGCAAAGTATGTAAAGGCTAAGCATGTAAAGCAGGCAATTAAAGAAAAAAATTATAGAAATGACAGGCTGGATAAAAAGCTGTTAGATATGTTAAACGAAGGTACCCTAATGATTGACACGGATGGCAGAGAGGTTGGACAGATTAATGGTTTGACTGTTATGGATATGGGAGACTATTCTTTTGGTAAACCAGCTAGAATCACAGCTTCTACTTATATTGGAGAAAGTGGAATTGTGAATATCGAAAGAGAAGTTGAACTAAGCGGAACATCTCACAGTAAGGGCGTTTTGATATTAAATGGCTATATTGGTCAAAAATATGCACAGGATTTTCCGCTGTCATTATCAGCAAGCCTGTGTTTTGAACAATTATATGGGGGTATTGACGGAGATAGTGCCTCAAGTGCAGAGTTATATGCTATATTATCAAGTCTTTCAGAGGTACCACTAAAACAATATATCGCCGTTACAGGTTCGGTTAATCAAAAGGGAGAAATTCAGCCTGTAGGTGGAGTAACACATAAAATCGAAGGCTTTTTTGAACTGTGCAAGCTTAGAGGGTTAAATGGTAAACAGGGGGTTATAATACCATATCAAAATATTAAAAATCTTGTATTAAATGACGATGTTGTAAATGCTGTTCGCAAAAAGCAGTTTCATATTTATCCAGTAAAAACAATAGATGAAGGAATTGAACTGCTGACAGATATGGAGGCTGGAGTTAAGGGCGCTGATGGCAAATATAAAGAAGGAACAATAAATTATTTGGTTAGCAAAAAATTGGAGCGATTTGCATTAGCAGTACTTAATTCTGGAAACCACAAAAAATAA
- a CDS encoding Nramp family divalent metal transporter — translation MLEKNYITSADAQEPSLSAVKNINNPKVKFNKFRNALRFLGPAFIVSVAYIDPGNFATNISGGSKFNYNLIWVILWSNLMAIFLQFLSAKLGIATGYNLPQMCGKVFSRKTNWCFWIVAELAAMATNLAEFLGCTLGLYLLFHIPMPIAGIITASVTFLIIYLGKYGQRVLEALISLLVAVICIAYTLEVFLAKPDWASAGLHALIPSLPNGEAVMIAVGMLGATVMPHVIFLHSQLVQERNTHTSDVAKKQHLKMERLDITIAMNIAFIINASMVIVSAAVFYRNGLVVETIEQAHQSLSPLLGAASSGAFGLALIASGLSSSIVGTMAGTTIMQGFVGLKVSDNVTRIVTMLPAMIIILIGINPMQALIISQVILSFILPVAIIPMLIITKRKDLMGALVNKPLTNVVGAIITSIIIAANAILLFLTFTGGV, via the coding sequence TTGTTGGAAAAAAACTATATAACAAGTGCAGATGCACAAGAACCCTCCTTGTCTGCTGTAAAAAATATAAATAATCCCAAAGTAAAATTTAATAAGTTTAGAAATGCTCTTCGTTTTTTAGGGCCTGCCTTTATAGTAAGTGTCGCTTACATAGACCCGGGTAACTTTGCAACAAATATCAGCGGAGGTTCCAAGTTTAACTATAATCTGATTTGGGTAATTCTATGGAGTAATCTAATGGCAATCTTTTTGCAATTTCTTTCAGCAAAGCTGGGTATTGCAACTGGGTATAATTTACCGCAAATGTGCGGAAAAGTTTTTTCACGGAAAACTAATTGGTGTTTTTGGATTGTTGCTGAACTAGCAGCAATGGCTACAAATCTTGCAGAATTTCTTGGATGCACTCTTGGACTTTATCTACTTTTTCATATACCTATGCCTATCGCTGGAATAATTACTGCAAGTGTTACTTTTCTAATAATATACTTGGGCAAATATGGTCAGAGAGTGCTAGAAGCACTAATTTCACTATTAGTTGCAGTAATCTGTATAGCCTATACCTTAGAGGTTTTCTTGGCAAAGCCTGACTGGGCGTCTGCAGGACTGCACGCCTTGATTCCATCACTTCCTAATGGCGAAGCTGTAATGATTGCTGTTGGTATGCTAGGTGCTACCGTAATGCCACATGTTATTTTTTTACACTCACAGCTGGTTCAAGAAAGAAATACTCACACTTCAGATGTAGCAAAAAAACAGCACCTGAAAATGGAAAGGCTTGACATAACCATTGCAATGAATATAGCTTTTATCATTAATGCTTCTATGGTTATTGTATCTGCTGCCGTATTCTATCGAAATGGCTTAGTGGTTGAAACTATAGAGCAAGCTCACCAATCACTGTCACCACTTTTAGGAGCCGCTTCAAGTGGAGCTTTTGGGTTAGCATTAATTGCTTCCGGACTATCCTCTTCAATTGTAGGAACTATGGCAGGAACTACTATAATGCAAGGCTTTGTTGGATTAAAGGTAAGCGATAATGTAACAAGAATTGTTACCATGCTGCCAGCAATGATTATTATTCTAATTGGTATAAATCCTATGCAGGCTCTGATAATTAGCCAAGTCATATTAAGCTTTATCCTTCCTGTTGCAATAATTCCTATGTTAATTATCACAAAACGTAAGGATTTGATGGGTGCTTTAGTCAATAAACCTTTGACAAATGTTGTAGGGGCTATTATCACAAGCATAATTATTGCTGCAAATGCTATATTGCTGTTTCTTACATTTACTGGGGGCGTATAA
- the tsaB gene encoding tRNA (adenosine(37)-N6)-threonylcarbamoyltransferase complex dimerization subunit type 1 TsaB codes for MRILAVDTSTNVASVAILEDDIIIGEYTCNKGKTHSQKLMPMIQCLLEKVNLSAADMDVFAASIGPGSFTGLRIGVTTIKAMAFAAEKPVISVYTLDALAYNVQMSKALLCPIIDARNSQVFTAIYRFVDGKLKRLTDYLGIHINELVEIIRPMEGEVIFLGDASGLHKDYFTAELGERISIAPPNFAQASASSVALLARDLHLEGKAESCFDMVPFYLRKSQAEREREINEKRITQND; via the coding sequence ATGCGAATACTTGCAGTAGATACATCCACTAATGTTGCTTCTGTCGCAATATTAGAAGATGATATAATAATAGGGGAATATACTTGCAACAAGGGGAAAACACATTCACAGAAGCTTATGCCAATGATTCAGTGTTTGTTGGAAAAAGTGAATCTTAGTGCTGCGGACATGGATGTATTTGCGGCATCTATTGGACCAGGTTCATTTACAGGTCTTAGGATTGGTGTAACAACAATTAAGGCTATGGCGTTTGCAGCCGAAAAACCAGTAATAAGTGTTTATACGCTAGATGCTCTAGCTTATAATGTGCAAATGTCAAAGGCACTGCTATGTCCAATTATTGATGCAAGGAATAGTCAGGTTTTTACTGCAATATATAGATTTGTTGATGGAAAGCTTAAAAGACTCACAGATTATTTGGGGATACATATAAATGAATTAGTGGAGATTATTCGCCCAATGGAAGGCGAGGTTATTTTTTTGGGAGATGCTAGCGGTTTGCATAAAGATTATTTTACTGCAGAGTTAGGTGAGAGAATAAGTATAGCACCTCCTAATTTTGCACAGGCAAGTGCTTCTTCAGTAGCATTGCTGGCACGAGATTTGCATTTAGAAGGAAAAGCAGAAAGTTGTTTTGATATGGTACCTTTTTATCTTAGAAAGTCTCAGGCAGAACGTGAACGAGAAATAAATGAAAAAAGGATAACTCAAAATGATTGA